Proteins from one Mycobacterium sp. SMC-2 genomic window:
- a CDS encoding DUF4307 domain-containing protein: protein MTETFPSPPRARYGRTGRPRVPRRWVVIGLGALVAAAGLVIAVVGYQRLGTSAVSGTLSGYRVLDDETASVTISVTRSDPSRPVDCIVRVRARDGSETGRREVLVGPSAAATVQLTTTVKSSKPPVMADIYGCGTDVPAYLRPS from the coding sequence ATGACCGAGACTTTCCCTTCCCCGCCGCGGGCCCGCTACGGGCGGACCGGGCGCCCGCGGGTGCCGCGGCGCTGGGTGGTCATCGGCCTGGGTGCGCTGGTGGCGGCGGCGGGCCTGGTGATCGCCGTCGTCGGCTACCAGCGGCTGGGCACCAGCGCCGTGAGCGGGACGCTTTCCGGCTATCGGGTGCTCGACGACGAGACGGCGTCGGTAACGATCAGCGTGACGCGATCCGACCCGTCACGGCCGGTGGACTGCATCGTGCGGGTCCGGGCCAGGGACGGCAGCGAGACGGGCAGGCGGGAGGTGCTGGTCGGACCGTCCGCGGCGGCCACGGTGCAGCTGACCACCACGGTGAAGTCCAGCAAACCGCCGGTCATGGCCGACATCTACGGGTGCGGCACCGACGTGCCCGCCTATCTGCGGCCGTCGTGA
- a CDS encoding acetyl-CoA C-acetyltransferase yields MPEAVIVSAARSPIGRAMKGSLVSIRPDDLAAQMVRAALDKVPALNPHQIDDLILGCGLPGGESGFNMARVVAVELGYDFLPGTTVNRYCSSSLQTTRMAFHAIKAGEGDAFISAGVETVSRFGKGNSDSLPDTKNPLFDEAQERSQAAAAGADEWHDPRADGKLPDVYIAMGQTAENVAILTGISREDQDRWGVRSQNRAEEAIKSGFFEREISPVTLPDGSTVSTDDGPRPGTTYEKVSELKPVFRPNGTVTAGNACPLNDGAAALVITSDTKAKELGLTPLARIVSTGVSGLSPEIMGLGPIEACKKALARAKMSINDIDLYEINEAFAVQVLGSARELGMDEDKLNVSGGAIALGHPFGMTGARIATTLINNLQTHDKTFGLETMCVGGGQGMAMIIERLS; encoded by the coding sequence ATGCCTGAAGCCGTCATTGTCTCTGCCGCCCGCTCGCCGATCGGCCGCGCGATGAAGGGGTCGCTGGTCTCCATTCGGCCCGACGACCTGGCCGCCCAGATGGTGCGCGCGGCGCTGGACAAGGTGCCCGCGCTCAACCCGCACCAGATCGACGACCTCATCCTGGGCTGCGGCCTGCCGGGCGGCGAGTCCGGCTTCAACATGGCGCGCGTGGTCGCCGTCGAGCTCGGCTACGACTTCCTGCCGGGCACCACGGTGAACCGGTACTGCTCGTCGTCGCTGCAGACCACCCGGATGGCCTTCCACGCCATCAAGGCGGGCGAGGGTGACGCGTTCATCTCCGCGGGTGTGGAGACCGTGTCCCGGTTCGGCAAGGGCAACTCCGACTCGTTGCCCGACACCAAGAACCCCCTGTTCGACGAGGCCCAGGAGCGTTCGCAGGCCGCGGCCGCGGGCGCCGACGAGTGGCACGATCCCCGCGCCGACGGCAAGCTGCCCGACGTCTACATCGCGATGGGGCAGACCGCCGAGAACGTGGCCATCCTGACCGGCATCAGCAGGGAAGACCAGGACCGCTGGGGGGTGCGCAGCCAGAACCGGGCCGAGGAGGCGATCAAGAGCGGGTTCTTCGAGCGCGAGATCTCCCCGGTGACCCTGCCGGACGGCAGCACCGTGAGCACCGACGACGGACCCCGGCCGGGCACCACCTACGAAAAGGTCTCCGAGCTCAAGCCGGTGTTCCGGCCCAACGGCACCGTCACCGCCGGCAACGCCTGCCCGCTGAACGACGGTGCCGCCGCGCTGGTGATCACCAGCGACACCAAGGCCAAGGAACTGGGCCTGACCCCGCTGGCGCGCATCGTGTCCACCGGGGTCAGCGGCCTCTCCCCGGAGATCATGGGCCTGGGCCCGATCGAGGCGTGCAAGAAGGCGCTGGCGCGGGCGAAGATGTCGATCAACGACATCGACCTCTACGAGATCAACGAGGCCTTCGCGGTTCAGGTGCTCGGTTCGGCGCGCGAGCTGGGCATGGACGAGGACAAGCTGAACGTGTCCGGCGGGGCGATCGCGCTGGGCCACCCGTTCGGCATGACCGGCGCGCGGATCGCGACCACGTTGATCAACAACCTGCAGACACACGACAAGACGTTCGGCCTGGAGACCATGTGCGTCGGCGGCGGGCAGGGTATGGCGATGATCATCGAGCGGCTGAGCTGA
- a CDS encoding cystathionine gamma-synthase → MSADRTGHFTGLATKAIHAGYRPDPATGAVNAPIYASSTFAQDGVGALRGGFEYARTGNPTRSALEASLAAVEEGGYGRAFGSGMAAADCALRAMLRPGDHVIIPTDAYGGTFRLIDKVFTRWGVHYTPVALSDLDAVRAAITPHTRLIWVETPTNPLLSIADIAALAELGKQTSLKVLVDNTFASPALQQPLTLGADVVLHSTTKYIGGHSDVVGGALITNDAELDGAFAFLQNGAGAVPGPFDAYLTMRGLKTLVLRMQRHSENAWAVAQFLAGHPAVSTVLYPGLPSHPGHEVAARQMRGFGGMVSVRMRGGRQAARDLCGGTEVFILAESLGGVESLIEYPSAMTHASTAGSQLEVPDDLVRLSVGIEDVADLLADLDQALG, encoded by the coding sequence ATGAGCGCCGACCGCACCGGACACTTCACCGGACTCGCCACCAAAGCGATTCACGCCGGCTACCGGCCGGACCCGGCGACCGGGGCGGTCAACGCCCCGATCTACGCCAGCAGCACGTTCGCCCAAGACGGCGTCGGCGCGCTGCGCGGCGGGTTCGAATACGCGCGCACCGGAAACCCGACGCGCTCGGCGCTGGAGGCCTCGCTCGCGGCCGTCGAAGAGGGCGGCTACGGGCGGGCGTTCGGGTCGGGCATGGCCGCCGCCGACTGCGCCCTGCGGGCGATGCTGCGGCCCGGCGACCACGTGATCATCCCCACTGACGCCTACGGTGGCACCTTCCGGCTGATCGACAAGGTGTTCACGCGGTGGGGCGTGCACTACACGCCGGTGGCGCTGTCAGACCTGGACGCCGTCCGCGCTGCGATCACGCCGCACACCCGCCTGATCTGGGTGGAAACACCGACCAACCCGCTGCTGTCCATCGCCGACATCGCGGCCCTCGCCGAACTGGGCAAACAAACGTCGCTAAAGGTGTTGGTGGACAACACGTTTGCCTCGCCGGCGCTGCAGCAGCCGCTGACGCTTGGCGCCGATGTGGTGCTGCATTCGACCACGAAATACATCGGTGGCCACTCCGACGTGGTGGGCGGCGCGTTGATCACCAACGACGCGGAGCTGGACGGGGCGTTCGCGTTCCTGCAGAACGGCGCCGGCGCGGTGCCCGGCCCGTTCGACGCCTACCTGACCATGCGCGGGCTGAAGACCCTGGTGCTGCGGATGCAGCGACACAGCGAAAACGCTTGGGCCGTCGCGCAATTCCTCGCCGGGCACCCGGCTGTGAGCACCGTGCTGTACCCCGGCCTGCCGAGTCACCCCGGGCACGAGGTCGCCGCGCGGCAGATGCGCGGGTTCGGCGGCATGGTGTCGGTGCGCATGCGGGGCGGCAGGCAAGCCGCCCGGGATCTGTGCGGCGGCACCGAGGTGTTCATCCTGGCCGAATCGCTCGGCGGCGTCGAGTCGCTGATCGAGTACCCGAGCGCCATGACGCACGCGTCGACGGCCGGTTCGCAACTGGAAGTGCCCGACGACCTGGTGCGGCTGTCGGTCGGCATCGAAGACGTCGCCGACCTGCTGGCCGACCTCGACCAGGCGCTCGGCTAG
- a CDS encoding Bax inhibitor-1/YccA family protein, producing MRETSNPVFRTLPKQRGGYAQFGTGAAPMQGYGADPYAAPYQAPYQETRAARPLTIDDVVTKTGITLAVLAVSAVVSYFLVASNLALAMPLTMIGALGGLGLVLVATFGRKQDSPAIVLSYAVLEGLFLGAISFVFANFAVSQANAGSLIAEAVLGTFGVFFGMLVVYKTGAIRVTPKFTRMLVAALFGVLALMLGNFVLAMFHVGGGTGLGLRSGGTIAIIFSLVCIGIAAFSFLIDFDAADQMVRAGAPEKAAWGIALGLTVTLVWLYIEILRLLSYLQND from the coding sequence GTGCGGGAGACAAGCAACCCGGTATTTCGTACGCTGCCCAAGCAGCGGGGCGGATACGCGCAATTCGGCACGGGAGCGGCCCCCATGCAGGGCTACGGTGCCGACCCCTACGCGGCCCCCTATCAAGCTCCCTACCAGGAGACCAGGGCCGCGCGTCCGCTGACCATCGACGACGTCGTCACCAAGACCGGCATCACGCTGGCCGTGCTGGCGGTGTCCGCCGTGGTGTCCTACTTCCTGGTGGCGTCCAACCTCGCGCTGGCGATGCCGCTGACCATGATCGGCGCGCTCGGCGGCCTGGGGCTGGTGCTGGTCGCGACCTTCGGCCGCAAGCAGGACAGCCCGGCCATCGTGCTCAGCTACGCCGTCCTCGAGGGGCTCTTCCTGGGCGCGATCTCCTTCGTCTTCGCCAACTTCGCGGTCTCGCAAGCCAACGCGGGGTCGCTGATAGCGGAGGCGGTCCTGGGCACCTTCGGGGTGTTCTTCGGCATGCTCGTCGTCTACAAGACGGGGGCGATCCGGGTGACGCCCAAGTTCACCCGGATGCTGGTCGCCGCGCTGTTCGGCGTGCTGGCGCTGATGCTCGGCAATTTCGTGCTCGCGATGTTCCACGTCGGCGGCGGCACCGGCCTGGGCCTGCGCAGCGGCGGAACGATCGCGATCATCTTCTCGCTGGTGTGCATCGGGATCGCGGCGTTCAGCTTCCTGATCGACTTCGACGCGGCCGACCAGATGGTGCGCGCCGGGGCACCGGAAAAGGCGGCCTGGGGCATCGCCCTCGGCCTGACCGTGACCCTGGTCTGGCTCTACATCGAGATCCTGCGTCTGCTCAGTTACCTGCAGAACGACTAG
- a CDS encoding cystathionine beta-synthase: MRIAQHISELIGGTPLVRLNSVVPDGAGTVAAKVEYLNPGGSSKDRIAVRMIDAAEAAGLLKPGGTIVEPTSGNTGVGLALVAQQRGYKCVFVCPDKVGEDKRNVLLAYGAEVVVCPTAVPPEHPDSYYSVSDRLTREIDGAWKPDQYANPEGPASHYATTGPEIWADTDGKVTHFVAGIGTGGTITGAGRYLKEVSRGAVRIIGADPEGSVYSGGTGRPYLVEGVGEDFWPAAYDRTVPDEIIAVSDSDSFNMTRRLAREEAMLVGGSCGMAVVAALKVAEEAGPDALVVVLLPDGGRGYLAKIFNDAWMSSYGFLRSRLDGSTEQARVGDVLRRKSGELPDLVHTHPSETVRDAIGILREYGVSQMPVVGAEPPVMAGEVAGSVSERELLSAVFEGRAKLADAVSLHMSPPLPMIGAGELVSAAGKALRDWDALMVVEEGKPVGVITRYDLLGFLSEGPRRR, translated from the coding sequence ATGCGGATCGCCCAGCACATCAGTGAACTCATCGGCGGCACGCCGCTGGTTCGCCTGAATTCCGTCGTTCCCGACGGCGCCGGCACTGTGGCGGCCAAGGTCGAGTACCTCAACCCCGGCGGCAGCTCGAAGGACCGGATCGCGGTGCGGATGATCGACGCCGCCGAGGCGGCCGGGCTCCTCAAGCCCGGCGGCACCATCGTCGAGCCGACGTCCGGCAACACCGGCGTCGGCCTGGCGCTGGTGGCCCAGCAGCGTGGCTACAAATGCGTGTTCGTCTGCCCCGACAAGGTCGGCGAGGACAAACGCAACGTGCTGCTCGCCTACGGCGCCGAGGTGGTGGTCTGCCCGACGGCGGTGCCGCCGGAGCACCCGGACAGCTACTACAGCGTCTCCGACCGGCTGACCCGGGAGATCGACGGCGCCTGGAAGCCCGATCAGTACGCCAACCCGGAAGGCCCGGCCAGTCACTACGCCACCACCGGCCCGGAGATCTGGGCCGACACCGACGGCAAGGTCACGCACTTCGTCGCCGGCATCGGCACCGGCGGCACGATCACCGGCGCGGGCCGCTACCTCAAAGAGGTGTCGCGCGGTGCGGTGCGGATCATCGGCGCCGACCCCGAGGGCTCGGTGTATTCCGGGGGAACCGGGCGGCCCTACCTGGTCGAGGGTGTCGGCGAGGATTTCTGGCCTGCCGCGTACGACCGCACGGTGCCCGACGAGATCATCGCGGTGTCCGACTCGGACTCCTTCAACATGACCAGGCGGCTGGCCCGCGAGGAGGCGATGCTCGTCGGCGGGTCGTGCGGGATGGCGGTGGTGGCCGCGCTGAAGGTGGCGGAGGAGGCCGGACCCGACGCGCTCGTCGTGGTCTTGCTGCCCGACGGCGGGCGCGGCTACCTGGCGAAGATCTTCAACGACGCCTGGATGTCTTCCTACGGGTTCCTGCGCAGCCGTCTCGACGGGTCGACCGAACAGGCCAGGGTGGGTGACGTGCTGCGGCGCAAGTCGGGCGAACTGCCCGACCTGGTGCACACCCATCCGTCCGAGACGGTCCGCGACGCCATCGGCATCCTGCGCGAGTACGGGGTTTCCCAGATGCCCGTGGTCGGGGCCGAGCCGCCGGTGATGGCCGGCGAGGTGGCCGGCAGCGTCTCCGAGCGCGAGCTGCTGTCGGCCGTCTTCGAGGGCCGGGCGAAGCTGGCCGACGCGGTGTCACTGCACATGAGCCCGCCGCTGCCGATGATCGGCGCGGGAGAGTTGGTCAGCGCGGCCGGCAAGGCGCTGCGCGACTGGGATGCGTTGATGGTGGTCGAGGAGGGCAAACCGGTTGGGGTCATCACCCGGTATGACCTGCTGGGCTTCCTCTCGGAGGGGCCGCGACGACGCTAG
- a CDS encoding IS481 family transposase has product MSHANAALTPRARLRLAELIVEGGWTYAEAAKMFMVAPRTAKKWADRFRAEGALGMIDRSSRPRISPTRTAPELVRQIVGVRWRHRLGPVQIAGRLGMPASTVHAVLTRCRINRLSAIDRATGEPLRRYEHAHPGALIHVDVTKFGNIPDGGGHKFVSRQQSKHNAIQTAHRTGNRGDSAKNWRPRIGTAFVHTVIDDHSRMAYAEICTNEKAATAIGVLQRAVAWFAERGVTVERVLSDNGSAYRSSAWRDACAELRITPKRTRPYRPQTNGKIERFHRTLADGWAYAQLYESTEQRDTALPGWLHFYNHHRAHSAIGGQPPVTRLTNLPGHHN; this is encoded by the coding sequence GTGTCCCACGCTAATGCTGCTTTGACCCCGCGTGCTCGGTTGAGGCTCGCTGAGCTGATCGTCGAGGGTGGCTGGACCTACGCCGAGGCCGCCAAGATGTTCATGGTCGCACCGCGAACTGCCAAGAAGTGGGCCGACCGCTTCCGCGCCGAAGGTGCGCTCGGGATGATTGACCGCAGCTCCCGGCCGCGGATCAGCCCCACCCGCACTGCGCCTGAGCTCGTGCGACAGATAGTCGGCGTGCGGTGGCGTCACCGGCTCGGGCCCGTGCAGATCGCCGGACGCTTGGGCATGCCGGCATCGACTGTGCACGCAGTGCTGACCCGTTGTCGGATCAACCGCCTGTCGGCCATCGATCGCGCTACCGGTGAGCCACTGCGCCGCTACGAGCACGCTCATCCCGGCGCGCTGATTCACGTCGATGTCACCAAGTTCGGCAACATTCCCGACGGCGGCGGCCACAAGTTCGTGAGCCGACAACAAAGTAAGCACAACGCGATACAGACGGCCCACCGCACCGGTAATCGCGGCGACTCCGCCAAGAATTGGCGTCCCAGGATCGGAACGGCATTCGTACACACCGTCATTGACGACCACTCCCGCATGGCCTACGCCGAGATTTGCACCAATGAGAAAGCTGCCACCGCGATCGGCGTGCTGCAGCGCGCGGTGGCCTGGTTCGCCGAGCGCGGCGTGACCGTTGAACGAGTGCTGTCCGACAACGGGTCTGCCTACAGGTCCAGCGCATGGCGCGACGCTTGCGCCGAACTGCGCATCACCCCTAAGCGGACCCGTCCCTACCGACCTCAGACCAACGGCAAGATTGAGCGATTCCACCGCACCCTCGCCGACGGCTGGGCCTACGCCCAGCTCTACGAGTCAACCGAACAGCGCGACACCGCACTGCCCGGCTGGCTGCATTTCTACAATCATCACCGAGCCCACTCCGCCATCGGAGGCCAGCCACCCGTGACACGACTGACCAACCTCCCTGGACATCACAACTAG
- a CDS encoding SGNH/GDSL hydrolase family protein gives MPRRSAIALATAGALASTGTAYLGARNLLVGQATHARTVIPKSWDIPPRADGVYSRGGGPVERWRRGVPFDLSLMIFGDSTAAGYGCMSAEEVPGVRIARGLAEQTGQRIRLSTKAIVGATSKGVCGQVDAMFVAGPPPDAAVIMVGANDVTALNGVSQSAQRLGMSVRKLRARGAVVIAGTCPDLGVITAIPQPLRSLAHERCSQLARAQAASVRAAGGMPVPLAQLLTPQFRSTPHVMFSPDGYHPSAPAYAIAADALLRALCEALGEEVDLPPLELAASTTAPVLGQRHTRTSVMSRLWRRPGPRPAPSSCPPVGND, from the coding sequence GTGCCCCGCCGTTCGGCGATCGCCCTGGCCACAGCGGGCGCACTCGCCTCCACGGGAACCGCCTATCTGGGGGCGCGCAACCTGCTTGTCGGCCAGGCGACGCACGCGCGCACCGTCATTCCGAAATCATGGGACATCCCGCCGCGCGCCGACGGCGTGTACAGCCGCGGCGGCGGGCCGGTGGAACGGTGGCGCCGCGGTGTGCCGTTCGATCTGAGCCTGATGATCTTCGGCGACTCGACCGCCGCCGGTTACGGCTGCATGAGCGCCGAGGAAGTGCCGGGGGTGCGGATCGCGCGGGGCCTCGCCGAGCAGACCGGCCAGCGGATCCGGCTGAGCACAAAGGCCATCGTCGGCGCGACGTCGAAGGGCGTTTGCGGTCAGGTCGACGCGATGTTCGTGGCCGGACCGCCGCCGGATGCGGCGGTGATCATGGTCGGCGCCAACGACGTGACTGCCCTCAACGGCGTCAGCCAGTCGGCGCAGCGCCTCGGGATGAGCGTTCGCAAACTGCGGGCCCGCGGCGCGGTGGTGATCGCCGGCACCTGCCCGGATCTGGGCGTCATCACCGCCATCCCGCAGCCGCTCCGCTCGCTCGCACACGAGCGTTGTTCGCAACTTGCGCGCGCCCAAGCCGCGTCGGTTCGGGCCGCCGGCGGCATGCCGGTACCGCTGGCGCAGCTGCTGACACCGCAGTTCCGGTCCACGCCCCACGTGATGTTCTCCCCGGACGGCTACCACCCGTCCGCCCCGGCATACGCGATCGCCGCGGACGCGCTGCTGCGCGCGCTGTGCGAAGCGCTGGGCGAGGAGGTCGACCTGCCGCCGCTGGAGTTGGCGGCATCGACGACCGCGCCGGTGCTCGGTCAGCGCCACACCCGAACCAGCGTGATGTCGCGGCTGTGGCGGCGCCCGGGACCGCGACCCGCCCCGTCTTCGTGCCCGCCGGTCGGCAACGACTAG
- the mca gene encoding mycothiol conjugate amidase Mca gives MSELRLMAVHAHPDDESSKGAATLARYADEGHRVLVVTLTGGERGEILNPAMDLPEVHGHIAEIRRDEMAKAAEILGVEHTWLGFVDSGLPQGDPPPPLPEGCFALVPLEESVESLVRVVREFRPHVITTYDENGGYPHPDHIRCHQVSVGAFEAAGDYRRFPDAGEPWTVSKLYYIHGFLRARMQLLHDEALKHGHEPPFKKWLEHWDASHDPFESRVTTRVECSAYFSQRDDALRAHTTQIDPDHDFFAAPIEWQQRLWPTEEFELARSRVPVRLPEEDLFVGIEGDG, from the coding sequence GTGAGCGAACTGCGGTTGATGGCGGTGCACGCCCACCCCGACGACGAGTCCAGCAAGGGCGCGGCCACCCTCGCCCGCTACGCCGACGAGGGCCACCGGGTGCTGGTGGTGACGCTGACCGGCGGCGAGCGCGGCGAAATTCTCAACCCGGCGATGGATCTGCCGGAGGTGCACGGCCACATCGCCGAGATCCGCCGCGACGAGATGGCGAAGGCCGCCGAGATCCTCGGTGTCGAGCACACTTGGCTGGGCTTCGTCGACTCCGGGCTGCCCCAAGGGGACCCGCCGCCCCCGTTGCCCGAAGGGTGCTTCGCGCTGGTGCCGCTGGAGGAGTCGGTCGAGTCCCTGGTGCGCGTGGTCCGCGAGTTTCGCCCCCACGTGATCACCACGTACGACGAGAACGGCGGCTACCCGCATCCGGATCACATTCGCTGTCACCAGGTTTCGGTCGGCGCCTTCGAGGCCGCCGGAGACTATCGGCGGTTCCCGGACGCGGGCGAGCCGTGGACGGTGTCCAAGCTCTACTACATCCACGGTTTCCTGCGGGCTCGGATGCAGTTGCTGCACGACGAGGCTCTCAAACACGGTCACGAACCGCCGTTCAAGAAGTGGCTCGAGCATTGGGACGCTTCGCACGATCCGTTCGAGTCCCGGGTGACGACGCGCGTCGAGTGCTCGGCGTATTTCAGCCAACGCGACGACGCGCTGCGGGCGCATACCACCCAGATCGACCCGGACCACGATTTCTTCGCCGCCCCCATCGAATGGCAGCAGCGGCTGTGGCCGACGGAGGAGTTCGAGCTGGCGCGTTCGCGGGTCCCCGTCCGGCTTCCCGAGGAGGACCTGTTCGTCGGAATCGAGGGTGACGGGTGA
- the greA gene encoding transcription elongation factor GreA, with the protein MTDTSVTWLTQESHDRLKAELDQLIANRPVIAAEINDRREEGDLRENGGYHAAREEQGQQEARIRQLQDLLNNAKVGEAPKQSGVALPGSVVKVYYNGDKSDTETFLIATRQEGVNDGKLEVYSPNSPLGGALIDAKVGETRSYVVPNGNTVEVTLVSAEPYHS; encoded by the coding sequence ATGACGGACACTTCGGTGACGTGGCTGACCCAGGAGTCACATGACCGGCTGAAGGCGGAGCTCGATCAGTTGATCGCGAACCGTCCGGTCATCGCCGCGGAAATCAACGACCGCCGTGAAGAAGGCGATCTGCGCGAGAACGGCGGATACCACGCCGCCCGCGAAGAGCAGGGCCAGCAGGAGGCCCGCATTCGTCAGCTGCAGGACCTGCTCAACAATGCCAAGGTCGGCGAAGCGCCCAAGCAGTCCGGCGTCGCATTGCCCGGCTCGGTGGTGAAGGTCTACTACAACGGCGACAAGTCGGACACCGAGACGTTCTTGATCGCCACCCGCCAGGAGGGCGTCAACGACGGCAAGCTCGAGGTGTATTCGCCCAACTCACCGCTGGGCGGCGCCCTGATCGACGCCAAGGTCGGCGAGACCCGCAGCTATGTCGTGCCCAACGGCAACACCGTCGAGGTCACGCTGGTCAGCGCGGAGCCCTACCACTCCTAG
- a CDS encoding alpha/beta hydrolase fold domain-containing protein — MSAPGKVSGSPRNAIRPDQVLRARRAETRKFAMSDGAPVEVLESGPSVAARVANLTSRVTIRPVLSVGSHVPNFPWPWGLIDLAARVVLPVTATVRETVRLPNASAQLVRAPGVLPADGTRRVVVYFHGGAFLTCGANSHGRLVEALSKFADSPILVVNYRLLPKHSIGMALDDCHDGYQWLRLRGYPPEQIVLAGDSAGGYLALALAQRLQEEGEEPAALVAISPLLQLAKEYKQAHPNINTDAMFSSRAFDALAELVASAAEKRKVAGEPEEIYEPLEHIKPGLPRTLIHVSGSEVLLHDARLAASRLAAVGVPAEVRVWPGQIHDFQLAAPMVPEAVRSLRQIGEYIREATG; from the coding sequence ATGAGCGCACCCGGCAAGGTATCCGGCTCGCCCCGGAATGCCATCCGGCCAGACCAAGTCCTGAGGGCCCGTCGCGCCGAGACGCGCAAGTTCGCGATGAGCGATGGCGCGCCGGTCGAGGTTCTCGAATCCGGGCCCAGCGTTGCTGCGCGGGTGGCCAACCTGACCTCGCGGGTGACGATCCGGCCGGTTCTGTCCGTCGGCAGCCACGTCCCCAACTTCCCCTGGCCCTGGGGCCTGATCGACCTGGCAGCCCGGGTGGTGCTCCCGGTGACGGCCACCGTCCGCGAGACGGTGAGGTTGCCCAACGCCTCGGCGCAGCTGGTGCGCGCGCCCGGCGTGCTGCCCGCCGACGGCACCCGCCGGGTGGTCGTCTACTTCCACGGTGGGGCGTTCCTGACGTGCGGGGCGAACTCGCACGGCCGGCTGGTGGAGGCGCTGTCGAAGTTTGCTGATTCGCCGATCCTGGTGGTCAACTACCGCCTGCTGCCCAAGCACTCGATCGGGATGGCTCTCGACGATTGCCATGACGGATACCAGTGGCTGCGGCTGCGCGGATACCCGCCGGAGCAGATCGTGCTGGCCGGCGACTCCGCGGGCGGCTACCTGGCGCTGGCGCTGGCGCAACGCCTCCAAGAGGAAGGCGAGGAACCGGCGGCGCTGGTAGCGATCTCGCCGCTGCTGCAGCTGGCAAAGGAATACAAGCAGGCACATCCCAACATCAACACCGACGCGATGTTCTCGTCCCGGGCGTTCGACGCGCTGGCCGAGCTGGTTGCTAGCGCGGCCGAGAAACGCAAAGTCGCGGGCGAGCCCGAGGAGATCTACGAGCCGTTGGAGCACATCAAGCCGGGCCTGCCGCGGACGCTGATCCACGTCTCGGGATCCGAGGTGTTGCTGCACGACGCACGGCTGGCGGCGAGCCGGTTGGCCGCGGTCGGCGTGCCGGCCGAGGTGCGGGTCTGGCCCGGGCAGATTCACGACTTCCAGCTCGCCGCGCCGATGGTGCCGGAGGCGGTTCGCTCGCTGCGCCAGATCGGCGAATACATCCGCGAGGCCACCGGGTAG
- a CDS encoding RDD family protein, with protein MTDQPPPGGAYPPPPSSPGSPGGQETPSAPPPPPGGSYPPPPPPGGSYPPPPPSSGGYAPPPPGPAIRTLPTESYTPWLTRFVAFIIDILPYAVVHGIGTGILVATQQTACVTDVTQYAVNQYCATQNSTIGMAAQWLASLVGLFYLIWNYGYRQGTTGSSVGKSVMKFKVVSEVTGQPIGFGMSVVRSLAHFVDAIICFIGFLFPLWDSKRQTLADKIMTTVCLPLDGTEPQPGWSG; from the coding sequence ATGACGGATCAACCGCCGCCCGGCGGCGCCTACCCGCCACCTCCCTCGTCGCCCGGGTCACCCGGTGGGCAGGAGACCCCGTCCGCTCCGCCGCCACCGCCCGGCGGTTCCTACCCGCCGCCGCCCCCGCCCGGCGGCTCCTACCCGCCGCCCCCGCCGTCCTCCGGTGGGTACGCGCCGCCACCTCCCGGACCGGCGATCCGCACGTTGCCGACGGAGTCCTACACGCCGTGGCTCACCCGGTTCGTGGCGTTCATCATCGACATCCTCCCGTACGCGGTCGTGCACGGTATCGGCACCGGGATCCTGGTCGCCACGCAGCAGACGGCGTGCGTTACCGACGTCACGCAGTACGCCGTCAACCAATACTGCGCGACGCAGAACTCGACCATCGGCATGGCCGCGCAGTGGTTGGCGTCGCTGGTGGGGCTGTTCTACCTGATTTGGAACTACGGCTACCGCCAGGGCACCACGGGGTCGAGCGTCGGCAAGTCGGTGATGAAGTTCAAGGTGGTCAGCGAGGTCACCGGCCAGCCCATCGGGTTCGGAATGTCCGTCGTGCGTTCCCTCGCGCACTTCGTCGACGCGATCATCTGCTTCATCGGTTTCCTTTTCCCGCTGTGGGATTCGAAGCGACAAACGCTGGCCGACAAGATCATGACGACGGTCTGCCTGCCGCTCGACGGAACCGAGCCACAGCCGGGCTGGTCCGGGTGA